The following is a genomic window from Solanum lycopersicum chromosome 6, SLM_r2.1.
TTAGAAAATTCAGACCTTCACCATATTTTGctattcttctattttttatacattcttttcttatttatttctttttccggAGGGGTTGTGCGACAACAAAGATCAACTGTAGGGGTGTCAAATGGGCTGGTTgggttgaaattgaaaatattaaaagggaTTGAAATAGAAATTGGGTTGGGTCCTGACccattcaaatttaaattgggTTCAAACGGGTTGGGCTCAAATAACCTAAAAAAatgggttgggtcttgacccgtCCAATTTGACCccattaatctcaataatttaacatattgatatttaacttttacaatcacaatttgaatttttgctcaagttttttgttaaaaaagtaacaaatggatagataaatcctataagatgttaaatagataataattcatacatttaatatatgAACATATCTTAACAAAAAATCTTAAAACGGGTTGTAATTGGAGATCGAATTGGGCTCAACTGAGAATTCTTTTCAAATGGGTTAGACTTGAATGGGTTGATGTTGAACCctattcaaattatcttgagcccAACCTTTGAAATTTTGGGCGGGTTACCCATGTTCGGGTTCATTTTTGACACCCCTAATCAACTCCCAAGGTGAGGTAAATGTTCTTGATTCTGGTAAAACAGAGGAGTTGAATTTTGGCTATATAATCAACACTACCACACAAAATGATCTTCAGCATTTAGTAGCATTTCAAACACGAAATTGACTTTCTCATTGTTAGTTTATAGTAGAGAATTACCAGTCCATGTAAACAAATGTTGAAGAATAATTTCCAGACTTTGTGTAGAGCAGTCGGTGATGATAATCATGAAAATCAGCCCTGGGAAACAAAAGTAGCAGTTTCAGACATATAGTTGATGTAGACAAATGAACTAACAGTTCTCTGAGAGTAAATTTGTGTACAGACCCCCCATATAATGGCAAGAAGTTTGATAGGCTCCATGGGAAATGGTAACCACAATGTGCTTCAACTGTCTCAAGGACTCTAACTATCATCCACAACCATAATGTTATCAAATGGGGCCCAGTAATGATTGGACCCACTATTGTAGCAAATCCAAGAAAAAGAATTTCAGCAGGGTGAGCATATTCAGAGGTCAATCCAAATGGTGTTGCATACCTGTGGATAAAACAAACATCAGATGTGAAGGAATGGGCCCAAAAAACAGAAATGAAATATTGATTTGAAAACAAAATGCTCTTCACTGACTCGTGATGGACACTGTGGACATGCTTGTAGAGCCATTTAGTATGTAAAATCCTGTGTCCCCAATAGAATACAAAATCCTCCAGGATAAAGTAGAATAATACTTGCGTAGAGATCACTTTCCTACAGAAGCAAAATATTCACAATTCACTCCCAAGACATCaataaacaaacataaaacaCCTTCGATACCTCATGACAACCCCAACAAAAACAGATAGAATTAAGTCAAAAGACTAGAAgacaaaagaaatatatttggcaGCTGACAAAATTTTGCGGATCTGTCATCACCACCAAAATTTAAGATAATCATATACAGATGTCACTGCTAAGCTTTAGTATATAAAGAACCTGAAAGTACCAGGACGGCAACGGAAGAGTATTTCGCATCCCCATTAATTTGAAGACTGGATAGGATGCCATCATAAGCGGGAGATTAACACAAAAATGATACAGCAACAGGCGAGTGATACATTTCTCCTGAGCTGCAGgagtattattttttgtctGCAACAAATGAGAGGTCAGGAATTCTACTATTGAGATTCAGTAAGACAAGGTCAAAAATACTTCATCAGAAGACATATTAACTATCAGCTTTGGGGAAAAAAACAGGTTCTAATGTGAGAGAGttagaaaagataaaagaaagtCAAATGGTAAAAAAATCAGCTTCCGGAAGAATTTGAATGTTTGTCAGAACTATTTGCTTTCAATATGAAATTATACTTTTAAGAAAGTCATCGAATactctaaatttaattgttgaTACAAAATATGAAGTCCTTGATAACTTTTTATGCAGGAAGAAGAGCAAAAATGGATGAAAAAAGTGCTTTTGTCATACAACATATAGACAGTAGCAAATTTCTAGGTTAAATCAATAATCTCCTTTCTTAAGTGCTATGCTGCAATACACTTGGCCGTTGGCGAGAAAAAGGACAGACACTTTATGTTAGACACTATAGATGCATGAAGATGCAAAATATGTTTCACttaaatatgaacattttaAGAGAAATTTCCTTCTTATTTAAGATCTGTCCCGCTCTAAGAATTTcaatagaagaaaaacaaaaatgtttttgagcAGACAGCACATAATTGACACCGAGACAAATTGAGAATGTttaatgaagaaaaatgataaatCCTTGTAATTCacttaataaagtaaaaaagtgATAcctgaattttatatttgctcAACCATCCTGCCCTTTCTAGAAGAATGAAAGGAAGTCCAGACAAGAAGAAGACACTTTCATGAAGAAAGAAACTTCCAAGACAAGCCAATTGGAAGTCATTGAAATTTGTAATCAGATACTGAAACATCACGAATAAAAAAAAGAGGCTCAGGTATTTATCACTTCGTAACTACTCATAATGATGCAATACAGACACATGAATTTCATTTAATTGGAAAAGAACATCAAACTGCAAAGTTGACTATGGCAACATTATATAACAAGCAAATATGGAAGCAGACAGCTGtaagtaaaattaatagtgaTTTGATAACCAAGGAAAAAAATAACCTCTAAGAGGTGCTTTTATGTTAGGATGTCTTGCAATCAAACTCTACTGGGAGAAGTGGTCTTTGAAatggaaaagagaaaagaaaacacTTAACAGGGCTTAGAAGTTCATTGCTTCACcctgtttttttcttttgtctgaAATTGCAATACCATGGGACGTGACGTTAGTGCATGTCACTGAATTCTGACACTGACTAGAGCCTGGTATATAAGGGGAAGCAGGGCCGATGGGTGGACCCACACTACCCCTAGTTTTGAACGTAGCCAAATAACCATCAAATTctcagcccccccccccccccccacacacacataaaaaaaaaaaaaaaagttgataagGAAACTAAACAGACCATAACAGAGCAGCTCCCCGGAAATTTCGAGAAGACTTCCAGACCATGGGACCTATTTAAGAAGCTGACCACTATAACAGTATGCACTATAAATCCAAATTGTTCCAGATAAAACCTGGAGAATGGTCCATTTTCATTTGTTTCAGTGAATGCATCAGCAGGTGGGAAACTGAATCTTCATGACTTTCCAAGAATGAAACATTTGTTAACCAAGGTCTTCCTCTAATGTTCTACTGATCATAATTGCTTCAGATAGTGCTCCGTCTGTCCATTATAAGACACCTTCACAGAACTATAGTTCTATACATGGCCTTGATCTTCTCTTCAATTCTTTATTGGTTGCAAGAATTTGATAGTAAGACATGGATGCCATGTTCCATACTTCGTACATTTTTAAGTTAGAGAATCCACTTTCGGACATCAGAATTGGAAGCCATTTAACCCTCTAGAATTCAATTTACGTTGTCAATCTCGCAATCTATACACAGCCTCCTAAGTTGCAATTGATAAACAGCCTTCTAAGTTCTAGAAAAAAAGCTGTAGCCTTAGTTTGAGTCTTGTCAAGTTCCCATCATTTCACAGCTTCCTTAATGCAAACCAGAAGAAGTTCGAGAATTCTTCATAAGTGAGATATGTCTTGGACATTGGTCAGACAAAAATTTGATTATCCGTCAAAACTGCCATGCTTAGTTAATTCCCCCCAAAACCTTCTTGGTAAACTACTAAATTCCATAAATGTTAACCGCATGAGATAGCTCATCATTAACTTTTTACGTATGTTTCAATAGCTATATTCAAACTAACCCAACACTTATGCAGGATGATCAACCATACTTCATGCTGTTACCCCTGATCTAGCTGTGATTCCCACAATTTCTAAACAAACAGAACGGAACACTCCAGCTATGTTTGATCCAACTTCAGCTCGTTCACAAACCTATTACAACAATAAAACAACAACTGGTCACAGTTTGAGCTCCAAATGCTCCAAGTTCACCAGGCACTCGCTTTCTGATGGTGCTTCACGCTGTTCATTTATTTGTTATGCCTGTTACTAATCCAGCATGTGTCCTTTTGGCTCACTAATCCAAATCAGTCTTTATTAACTCTCTCCCCTAAAGTTTTACCgcctactttttttaattaatacttgTACGGAAAGAACACTTAGCTATCTGACAGGGAGAGAAAggatatgaaaaaaatgaaggacAACTACCCAACAAAATATCAGTAAGCTCCAGAAATGCCTAAAACGACTAAATCTTAACCACCTTCTCATACTATACCTTCAACAATCAACTTCAGTAGAATCCAAAACcttgattaaaaattaaaaaaaggaaaaatacagAGGAGATTCTGTCAACAATCAAATCATATGCGTGGAGAGATGAACTTATAAATCATAGTCAAAactatttattgtttatatatGCAAAGCACCCAAGGATTTGGCCTAGTAATCATAAAGTGACTTGAAAACCATCAAGTCTCAAGTCTAAATCCCCATAGAGACAATTTAaactaaatgatttttttctcatttgttCTAGACTTGCCGGACAGAATTACAGTTGCTATCATGTGAAATTGGTTGACTACACCTAAACTTACTCAGACAccaaaattatataagaaaaaaaaggttaacGGTCGAATTAAACAATGATGTGCCAATCCGCCTCATCAATGTACAACTCATGCAGCAAACAGCATGCACAAACATACAGATTCTCAACATCGGCTACTCAGGTAGATCCACAAAATTAAAGCGTCAACCTCAAAATACAGTTAAACTAAAAGCAGATTCACTCCAATTTAGGGCTAATAAACATCGAATGTAGAGAAGTCTTACCGTCCAAGCAGATTCAATCATGGATGCCATGGTCAAACAATGAGGTTTGACCCAATCGCCGGCCTGCCGgagagagagatgagttctGGAAGTAGAAACtacgagagagagagagtataTAGGGCAGGTGTTAATAGAGGCGCACTAGAGAGAGTAAAGTGGGTTCCACGAAGATGAAGACAGACTGTCAGCGAATATTTGCTCACGGCCAACTACTTGATCCAGAGACAACCACATGTGCCTTTCAACTTTTCATACACACGATGCTACCAATTCAGCCACTCATCtaattctcttttaattattttaattgttatctGTGTATCTCgtaaaattcatttaattagaAAACgtctttttatagaaaaaagtttattttcaaaatatctgattatgaataaattttgttcatttaaaaatatgtcTATAATTAAAAGAGAACAAATGTTATTTAAATTAATGCAGTTTAATGCAAATACCaattctagaatttttatttctcaaataaatgTAAACCACCTGAACTGTCACCATACAGTGAACATTTTATTTATAgcattatgttatttttagtgataattctgctaaataaattaaacaaatatgaTTCTCAATAATgaactttcttttaatattgatGTTAGGCATGTTAAAGAATGATAAAAGTTTCATGTCGGTGTTTTATGAGATgagtggactccttataaggtttGGACAATCCTCTTCCCTTTGAGCTAGTTATTGTGGTGTGAGCTAGGcgtaagacctaatttcacatggtatcagagcaatgtccatctcacccgatgttgggtgacaaaagtcccacatcggtggttaatgagacaCCTTATAAGGCTTCGCcttcctcctccctttgagttatagaattttttaccaaactaaatcatataaaatagtttactaaaataatacatttttaaaaaattttacaaaactaatataaacgtatttcacaataacattttactcctaaaaccttactgtgagtaacgtatatcaatctgacATCGTcagcttttaaaaaataaaatatagccTACAACGTTaccgtgaaatacgtttatattaatttttgtaaatttttttaaaaaacatattattttggtaaattactttatataatggcttagtttgATAAATACTTCATGAGTTAAGCCTCAGACCTAATTTCACGCTTACTTTCGCTTTATGCAGGAGCATTGATTATTTAGAAAAAGTCCTCAAAACATTTCATTTAGTTTTGTATGCTAAATAAGTAGTGATGATACAAATTAATATGTGCATTTACTTGATTACTTATCTTTAAATAATCGATAAAAAGTTTCATTTAGTTTTATAGTAATTCAGATTAAATcgaacacatatacttttaattaatagtttcaagaaaacataacactgtatttttctttaaaagaaatatCCTCTATCTATTTAGTGGTTATATGATTTATTCCTCCATGACCAACGCATTGGacaaatatataatacttttaaCCAATGATTAAACAAAACTTGAAATATATAACATGATATGATATCCAAAAGTTGTACTCttacaataagaaaaaaaactacTATTAAACACTATATAATTGCTTTAGTGAGACAACATGAGAAACAAAGCATACCATTTT
Proteins encoded in this region:
- the LOC100736533 gene encoding sterol methyl oxidase 2 isoform X1; this translates as MASMIESAWTYLITNFNDFQLACLGSFFLHESVFFLSGLPFILLERAGWLSKYKIQTKNNTPAAQEKCITRLLLYHFCVNLPLMMASYPVFKLMGMRNTLPLPSWKVISTQVLFYFILEDFVFYWGHRILHTKWLYKHVHSVHHEYATPFGLTSEYAHPAEILFLGFATIVGPIITGPHLITLWLWMIVRVLETVEAHCGYHFPWSLSNFLPLYGGADFHDYHHRLLYTKSGNYSSTFVYMDWLTEEYHRATKFF
- the LOC100736533 gene encoding sterol methyl oxidase 2, whose amino-acid sequence is MASMIESAWTYLITNFNDFQLACLGSFFLHESVFFLSGLPFILLERAGWLSKYKIQTKNNTPAAQEKCITRLLLYHFCVNLPLMMASYPVFKLMGMRNTLPLPSWKVISTQVLFYFILEDFVFYWGHRILHTKWLYKHVHSVHHEYATPFGLTSEYAHPAEILFLGFATIVGPIITGPHLITLWLWMIVRVLETVEAHCGYHFPWSLSNFLPLYGGADFHDYHHRLLYTKSGNYSSTFVYMDWLFGTDKGYRRLKVLKSDACEAEGKEM